From the genome of Ornithobacterium rhinotracheale, one region includes:
- a CDS encoding GIY-YIG nuclease family protein, with product MPTKEEKKAFEFRQIKTPLIYAYQDEQFPGMLKVGYTTISAKERVEQQYPIKRPRQTWKIIIEEQAVREDNTFFTDHEIHKRLKAKKIPHQNGEWFECTVEDVQAVLLAERKGIINTENRTHDFKMRPEQAEAVQKTVQYFRSFQKEENIIPHFLWNAKMRFGKTFAAYQLAKKMNWKKILVLTFKPAVRSAWREDLQSHIDFAGWQFSSQDEQDIKPEELNKAKPFVYFASFQDVLGKDTKTGGIKIKNKWVHAENWDCVIFDEYHFGAWREKSKDLFDKDKETKNQIEEEIAEIKAIEEENNSEAEYIDYFDEKLLPITTSHYLYLSGTPFRAIGTGEFIEEQIFNWTYSDEQKAKTEWDDSNGENPYASLPRMVMLTYQMPEEIEHIAKKGEFNEFDLNAFFQAKGDKDEAKFVNETEVQKWLDFIRGQYFVEQNLKQGKEKPPMPFSDARLIHTLQHTFWFLPNVASCYAMANLLAKNTFFNDYKIVVAAGAHAGIGEAALPPVEEAMTSNPLNTKTITLSCGKLTTGVSVKPWTGIFMLRNSSSPETYFQAIFRVQTPWVLKNPDKDAPNREEIIKHECYVFDFAPSRALRQVATYSDQLDADSAKSPEQKVSEFINFLPILAYDGTAMEVIDAGKLLDIAHSGTTATLLARRWESALLVNVDNVTLQRLLSNQEALDALMSIEGFRSLNGDDIQTIINKSEAVKKARKEATEEDRELTPKEKKELSKEEKEAKSLRKQIQEKLIKFATRIPVFMYLSTYREQTLRDVITHLEPELFKKVTGLSVEDFELLEKIGLFNGALMNDAVFKFKRYEDSSLNYTGTNLHQAERIGGYNTTISQVEYITL from the coding sequence ATGCCCACAAAAGAAGAAAAAAAAGCCTTTGAATTTAGACAGATAAAAACACCCCTTATCTACGCTTACCAAGATGAGCAATTCCCTGGTATGCTCAAAGTTGGCTACACCACGATTTCTGCCAAAGAACGCGTAGAGCAGCAATATCCCATCAAACGCCCTCGCCAAACATGGAAAATTATCATTGAGGAACAAGCCGTGAGAGAAGATAATACTTTTTTTACCGACCACGAAATTCACAAAAGGCTTAAAGCCAAAAAAATCCCCCATCAAAACGGAGAGTGGTTTGAGTGTACAGTAGAAGATGTACAAGCGGTTTTATTAGCAGAACGCAAAGGCATCATCAATACAGAAAACCGCACCCACGATTTTAAAATGCGTCCCGAACAAGCAGAAGCCGTACAAAAAACAGTGCAATATTTCCGTTCGTTCCAAAAAGAAGAAAATATCATTCCTCATTTTCTATGGAATGCCAAAATGCGTTTTGGCAAAACCTTTGCCGCTTACCAATTAGCCAAAAAAATGAATTGGAAAAAGATTCTGGTACTCACTTTCAAGCCTGCCGTGCGCTCGGCATGGCGAGAAGATTTGCAGTCTCATATTGATTTTGCTGGTTGGCAATTTAGCTCTCAAGATGAGCAAGATATAAAGCCCGAAGAATTAAACAAAGCCAAACCTTTTGTTTATTTTGCTTCTTTCCAAGATGTTTTAGGCAAAGACACCAAAACAGGCGGCATCAAAATAAAAAATAAATGGGTGCATGCAGAAAACTGGGATTGTGTAATCTTTGATGAGTATCACTTTGGAGCGTGGCGAGAAAAATCCAAAGACCTGTTTGATAAAGACAAAGAAACAAAAAATCAAATAGAAGAGGAAATCGCTGAAATCAAAGCCATAGAAGAAGAAAACAATAGCGAAGCAGAATACATAGATTATTTCGATGAAAAGCTTTTGCCCATCACCACCAGCCATTATTTATACCTTTCTGGCACACCATTCAGAGCCATAGGCACAGGCGAATTTATCGAAGAGCAGATTTTCAATTGGACTTATTCCGATGAGCAAAAAGCTAAAACAGAATGGGACGATAGCAACGGAGAAAATCCTTACGCTTCCCTACCGCGAATGGTAATGCTTACCTACCAAATGCCCGAAGAAATAGAGCATATTGCTAAAAAAGGAGAGTTTAATGAATTTGATTTAAACGCTTTCTTTCAAGCAAAGGGAGACAAAGATGAGGCAAAATTTGTAAACGAGACGGAGGTACAAAAGTGGCTAGACTTTATCCGTGGGCAATATTTTGTAGAACAGAATTTAAAGCAAGGAAAAGAAAAACCCCCAATGCCTTTTTCTGATGCAAGATTGATTCATACTTTGCAACATACCTTTTGGTTTTTACCCAATGTAGCCTCATGCTATGCCATGGCAAATTTGCTAGCCAAAAATACATTTTTCAATGATTATAAAATTGTAGTAGCAGCAGGAGCCCACGCAGGAATTGGCGAGGCGGCTTTGCCTCCAGTGGAAGAAGCAATGACCAGCAACCCACTCAACACCAAAACTATAACACTTTCATGCGGAAAACTCACAACGGGTGTTTCTGTAAAGCCGTGGACGGGTATTTTTATGCTGAGAAACTCCTCCAGTCCAGAAACTTATTTTCAAGCCATTTTCCGAGTGCAAACCCCGTGGGTACTCAAAAACCCTGATAAAGACGCCCCAAACCGAGAGGAAATCATTAAGCATGAATGCTATGTTTTTGATTTTGCACCAAGCCGTGCTTTGAGGCAGGTAGCTACTTACAGCGATCAACTTGATGCTGATAGTGCTAAAAGCCCAGAACAAAAAGTTTCAGAATTTATCAACTTTTTGCCCATTCTAGCCTACGACGGAACAGCCATGGAAGTAATCGACGCTGGAAAGTTACTCGACATTGCCCATAGCGGAACCACCGCCACTTTATTGGCAAGAAGATGGGAAAGTGCCTTGCTCGTAAATGTAGACAATGTTACACTACAACGCCTGCTCAGCAATCAAGAGGCGTTAGATGCTTTGATGAGTATTGAAGGTTTCCGCTCACTCAATGGCGATGATATCCAAACGATTATCAACAAATCCGAAGCGGTAAAAAAAGCCAGAAAAGAAGCCACGGAAGAAGATAGGGAATTAACTCCTAAAGAAAAGAAAGAGTTATCTAAAGAGGAAAAGGAAGCCAAATCATTACGCAAACAAATTCAAGAAAAATTGATAAAATTTGCGACAAGGATTCCTGTTTTTATGTACCTATCCACCTATCGAGAGCAAACCCTGCGAGATGTAATCACACATTTAGAACCCGAATTGTTTAAAAAAGTAACCGGCTTGAGTGTAGAAGATTTTGAACTCTTAGAGAAAATAGGTTTATTTAACGGTGCATTGATGAACGATGCTGTATTCAAATTTAAAAGATACGAAGATTCCAGCCTTAATTATACAGGCACCAACCTACATCAAGCTGAACGCATAGGAGGATACAACACCACCATAAGCCAAGTGGAGTATATAACTTTATAA
- a CDS encoding glycoside hydrolase family 2 protein — MSEFGFQAFPEEKTLRTFADEKDFALNSKVMQAHQKSSTGNDAIKEYMERYYRMPENFSDFVYLGLVLQGEGMKKGMLAHRRNRPYCMGSLYWQLNDSWPVVSWSSVDYYNNWKALHYKAREAFAPITVDAYQNSDTQKYDFYIFSDELKSIPKANLEVKLMDFSGKILKKWNFPTDVLANQTQKVASLNLKDIADEKTMKNAFLVLNLKDQKGKTLAQDNFYFLPVKELNLPKNQIHTKLKFKNGKYYLKLKTDKLAKNVFVEIPILGVQFSDNFFDLLPNETKIIEISSPELNEIHPPTIKIRQVRDTYR, encoded by the coding sequence ATGAGTGAATTTGGGTTCCAAGCTTTTCCAGAAGAAAAAACGCTCCGCACTTTTGCCGATGAAAAAGATTTTGCCCTAAACTCTAAAGTGATGCAAGCACACCAAAAAAGTAGCACGGGCAACGATGCCATAAAAGAATACATGGAACGCTACTACCGAATGCCCGAAAACTTTTCGGATTTTGTGTACTTAGGGCTTGTGCTCCAAGGCGAAGGTATGAAAAAAGGCATGCTCGCTCATCGTAGAAATCGCCCGTATTGCATGGGCTCGCTATATTGGCAACTCAACGATAGCTGGCCAGTGGTTTCGTGGTCGAGCGTGGATTATTACAACAACTGGAAAGCACTGCACTACAAGGCACGCGAAGCCTTTGCACCAATCACCGTGGATGCCTACCAAAACTCGGATACCCAAAAATATGATTTTTATATATTTTCTGATGAATTAAAAAGTATTCCAAAAGCGAATTTGGAAGTAAAACTCATGGATTTCTCGGGAAAAATCCTCAAAAAATGGAATTTCCCGACCGATGTTTTAGCCAACCAAACTCAAAAAGTTGCGAGCTTAAACCTCAAGGATATTGCTGACGAAAAAACCATGAAAAATGCTTTTTTAGTATTAAATTTAAAAGACCAAAAAGGTAAAACTTTAGCTCAAGACAATTTCTATTTCTTGCCCGTGAAAGAGCTGAATTTACCTAAAAATCAAATCCATACAAAACTTAAATTTAAAAACGGAAAATATTATTTAAAACTTAAAACCGATAAATTGGCTAAAAATGTATTTGTAGAGATCCCGATTTTGGGCGTTCAGTTTAGCGATAATTTCTTTGATTTATTGCCAAACGAAACCAAAATCATCGAAATTTCTTCGCCTGAATTAAACGAAATTCATCCACCAACAATCAAAATCAGACAAGTGCGAGACACCTATCGATAA
- the yaaA gene encoding peroxide stress protein YaaA — MKIFLSPAKRLNTNEIEKQWGKETQPRFLKDAEKLMDALKTKTPKQLSDLMSISDDIAQMNYERNQRWTAKPKKKEGYQAGLMFDGEVYRGLRNTPLSGEAVEYLKEHVYILSGLYGILSPLDVVMPYRLEMGTKLQNSDGKTLYDFWQKRLTDFVNKNTKKGEILLDLSSKEYMKSLLHDELKGTLIDVKFKDYKNGKLKQINVYFKKARGAMARFCAENQVQNLDDLKAFTGMNYAYDDNLSSERELVFVR, encoded by the coding sequence ATGAAAATATTTTTATCCCCCGCCAAAAGACTTAATACCAACGAAATCGAAAAGCAATGGGGAAAGGAGACTCAACCCCGTTTTTTGAAAGATGCAGAAAAGTTAATGGATGCTCTGAAAACCAAAACGCCAAAACAACTGAGCGATTTGATGAGCATTTCCGACGATATTGCCCAAATGAACTACGAGCGCAATCAACGCTGGACTGCCAAACCTAAAAAAAAGGAAGGCTACCAAGCAGGATTGATGTTTGATGGAGAAGTATACCGTGGCTTGCGAAACACGCCACTTTCTGGCGAAGCGGTGGAATACCTCAAGGAGCATGTCTATATTCTTTCTGGGCTATACGGGATTTTAAGTCCGCTCGATGTGGTGATGCCCTATCGCCTAGAAATGGGCACCAAACTCCAAAATTCAGACGGAAAAACATTGTACGATTTTTGGCAAAAAAGGCTCACCGATTTTGTAAATAAAAACACTAAAAAAGGCGAAATTTTGCTTGATTTAAGCAGTAAAGAATACATGAAATCCCTGTTGCACGATGAGCTAAAAGGCACTTTGATTGATGTGAAATTTAAAGATTACAAAAACGGAAAATTAAAGCAAATCAATGTGTATTTCAAAAAAGCGCGTGGTGCTATGGCTCGTTTCTGTGCCGAAAACCAAGTGCAAAATCTCGATGATTTAAAAGCCTTCACGGGTATGAATTATGCCTACGACGACAACCTCTCTAGCGAAAGAGAATTGGTTTTTGTGAGGTAG
- a CDS encoding DNA methyltransferase, giving the protein METTQVKSRQRVADHGEVFTNEREVKAMLDLVQDQCERIDATFLEPACGDGNFLIEILRRKLQLLQKYKRQADAYNKHLVVAVSSIYGVELLEDNAQDCRERLYQEILKHYPKSLQSLPEYNELMLSLRFILQKNIICGNALDYTKADGSPIIFYEWGFISNTQVKIRCFDFEVVAEESKQTSLFDELMQPASLPQHDQEFPPIHYLKLYTYAKS; this is encoded by the coding sequence ATGGAAACGACCCAAGTGAAGTCTCGCCAACGGGTGGCAGACCACGGCGAGGTATTTACCAACGAGCGAGAGGTAAAAGCGATGCTCGATTTGGTGCAAGACCAGTGCGAGCGTATAGACGCTACTTTCTTAGAGCCCGCCTGTGGCGATGGCAATTTCCTCATAGAAATCCTACGCCGCAAACTACAATTACTCCAAAAATACAAACGCCAAGCCGATGCCTATAACAAGCATTTGGTGGTGGCAGTAAGTAGCATCTACGGCGTAGAACTTTTGGAAGACAACGCCCAAGACTGCCGAGAACGCCTCTACCAAGAAATCCTAAAACATTACCCCAAAAGTTTACAATCCTTACCCGAGTACAACGAACTAATGTTATCGTTGCGGTTTATATTGCAGAAAAACATTATCTGTGGCAATGCACTGGATTACACCAAGGCAGACGGTAGCCCAATTATCTTCTACGAGTGGGGGTTCATCAGTAACACCCAGGTAAAAATCCGATGTTTTGATTTTGAAGTAGTGGCAGAAGAAAGCAAACAAACCTCATTGTTTGACGAGTTGATGCAGCCCGCCAGCCTACCACAGCACGACCAAGAATTCCCACCCATACATTACCTAAAACTCTACACCTATGCTAAAAGTTAA
- a CDS encoding phosphatidylcholine/phosphatidylserine synthase: MQITKHIPNALTLSNLFSGCLAIFILDTSVFPLEYAFLCIIYSLIADFFDGLTARWFHAQSPIGLQLDSLADMVSFGVFPGFLLFYTAESNHIFPYENFIIFSIILASAYRLAKFNIDTEQSYYFKGLATPANTILCIGMYYLAMEFPWFQQSWVLVIFSLISSYLLVSNLPLFSLKFKGVNAKKLTPHIALAVIAILLFIIMSNAALAPIILVYILLSIIFKNYFVS, from the coding sequence ATGCAAATTACAAAACACATACCCAACGCACTCACACTGAGCAATTTGTTTAGTGGCTGTTTGGCAATATTTATTTTAGATACAAGTGTTTTTCCGCTGGAATACGCTTTTTTGTGTATAATTTACAGTTTGATTGCCGATTTTTTTGATGGGCTCACGGCTCGCTGGTTTCATGCACAATCGCCCATTGGCTTGCAATTAGATTCCTTGGCAGACATGGTGAGTTTTGGGGTATTCCCTGGATTTTTGTTGTTTTACACGGCTGAATCAAATCATATTTTCCCTTATGAGAATTTCATTATTTTCTCAATAATTTTGGCATCGGCATATCGTTTAGCCAAATTCAATATCGATACCGAGCAAAGCTACTATTTCAAAGGGCTTGCCACGCCTGCCAACACAATTTTGTGCATCGGCATGTATTATTTAGCCATGGAATTTCCGTGGTTTCAGCAAAGTTGGGTTTTGGTTATCTTCAGCTTAATTTCAAGCTATCTTTTGGTATCGAATTTGCCCCTATTTTCATTAAAATTTAAAGGCGTAAACGCTAAAAAACTCACGCCACACATTGCCTTGGCAGTCATTGCTATTTTGCTTTTTATCATAATGAGCAATGCCGCCTTGGCACCAATTATTTTAGTCTATATTTTACTTTCAATTATATTTAAAAATTATTTTGTATCATGA
- a CDS encoding 3'-5' exonuclease, with translation MRKLNLHKPICFFDLETTGTNVGNDKIVEISILKVYPNGEKESRTWLVNPERPIPPETTAIHGINDEDVKDQPTFKELAPKVVEMLKDSDIAGFNSNRFDVPLLAEELLRAGQDIDLKKCRPIDVQVIFHKKEPRNLSAAYKFYCNKDLENAHSAAADTNATYEIFVEQVAKYEDLENDINFLSEFSQHYKNADFAGFIGFDQDGKEVFKFGKYKDQRVEDVLEKDAGYFGWIQNADFPLYTKKVLTEIKLRELNNKL, from the coding sequence ATGAGAAAATTAAACTTACATAAACCTATTTGCTTTTTTGATTTAGAAACCACAGGAACCAATGTGGGCAACGATAAAATCGTAGAAATTTCAATTTTAAAGGTTTATCCCAACGGAGAAAAAGAAAGCCGCACTTGGCTGGTGAACCCTGAAAGGCCCATTCCACCCGAAACGACTGCCATTCACGGCATAAATGATGAGGATGTGAAAGACCAACCTACTTTTAAAGAATTAGCACCCAAAGTGGTAGAAATGCTGAAAGACAGCGACATTGCGGGGTTCAACTCCAATCGTTTTGATGTGCCTTTGCTTGCCGAAGAGCTTTTGCGTGCGGGTCAAGATATTGATTTAAAGAAATGTCGCCCGATTGATGTGCAGGTGATTTTCCATAAAAAAGAACCGAGAAACCTCTCGGCAGCGTATAAATTTTATTGCAACAAGGATTTGGAAAATGCACACTCGGCAGCGGCAGACACCAATGCTACTTACGAAATTTTTGTGGAGCAAGTGGCTAAATACGAAGACCTTGAAAACGACATTAATTTCCTAAGTGAATTTTCGCAACATTATAAAAATGCGGATTTTGCAGGTTTTATAGGGTTTGACCAAGATGGTAAAGAAGTCTTTAAATTCGGAAAATACAAAGACCAGCGTGTGGAAGATGTGTTGGAAAAAGATGCGGGCTATTTTGGCTGGATTCAAAATGCTGACTTCCCACTTTATACCAAAAAAGTTTTAACCGAAATTAAACTTAGAGAATTAAATAATAAGCTTTAA
- a CDS encoding Eco57I restriction-modification methylase domain-containing protein, whose translation MLKVNYNPDVLSCLANLSNDEVFTPPEIANKMLDTLPPELFKSKDTKFLDPFTKSGVFLREIAKRLIEGLADEIPNLEERVQHIMQHQLYGIGITELTALLARRTLYCAKKTNEEYSVAQFFENKDGNIHFSRVQHTWEKGRCTHCGASQDLYDREDVLETHAYHFIHNKNPFHKMKFDVIIGNPPYQLNVGVEKKNFAIAIYHKFILQAIKMQPHYLTMIVPSRWFAGGRGLDDFREQMLKDQRLKEIHDYPNASEVFPGVEIKGGVNYFLWQSDYKGDCLIKTYEEGKVISEMKRPLLEKGADVFIRDNKAISIYHKVRTHNEESFSKVVSVQTPFGLVSSFKSYKKEPFQNSIKLYGNKFVGYIEEKQIPNNKHWVKEHKVYLPSAIGSGDVSKDIYNPILGEPKSICTQTYLVIGPFKDKQKCENVISYIKTKFFRFIVSLKKNAQHSNRGVYEFVPQQDFSKPWTDEELYKKYGLTEEEINYIESMVRPME comes from the coding sequence ATGCTAAAAGTTAATTACAACCCTGATGTACTTTCGTGTTTGGCAAACCTAAGCAACGATGAGGTATTTACCCCGCCCGAAATTGCCAACAAAATGCTGGACACGCTACCGCCCGAACTCTTTAAAAGCAAAGACACCAAATTTCTCGACCCCTTTACCAAATCTGGGGTGTTTTTACGAGAAATTGCTAAACGCTTAATCGAGGGCTTAGCCGATGAAATACCAAATTTAGAGGAACGCGTACAGCACATTATGCAACACCAGCTCTATGGCATTGGCATTACCGAACTCACTGCCCTATTGGCACGCCGAACCCTCTATTGTGCCAAGAAAACAAACGAAGAATATAGCGTTGCCCAATTTTTTGAGAACAAAGACGGCAACATACACTTTAGCCGCGTGCAACACACTTGGGAAAAAGGTAGATGTACCCATTGCGGTGCTAGCCAAGACTTATACGATAGAGAAGATGTTTTAGAAACCCACGCCTACCATTTTATTCATAATAAAAACCCTTTTCATAAAATGAAATTTGATGTCATCATAGGCAACCCACCGTATCAGTTAAATGTTGGGGTTGAGAAAAAGAATTTTGCAATTGCCATTTATCATAAATTTATTTTACAAGCGATAAAAATGCAACCTCATTACTTAACGATGATTGTTCCCAGCCGTTGGTTTGCAGGAGGCAGAGGTTTGGACGATTTTAGAGAGCAAATGCTAAAAGACCAACGCCTCAAAGAAATTCACGATTATCCAAATGCATCAGAAGTATTTCCAGGTGTTGAAATTAAAGGAGGCGTCAATTATTTTCTTTGGCAAAGTGATTATAAAGGCGATTGTTTGATTAAAACTTATGAAGAAGGCAAAGTGATTTCAGAAATGAAACGCCCCTTATTAGAAAAAGGAGCTGATGTTTTTATTAGAGATAATAAAGCAATTAGCATATATCATAAAGTTAGGACACATAATGAAGAAAGTTTTAGCAAAGTAGTAAGTGTTCAAACGCCTTTTGGATTAGTGAGTTCCTTTAAAAGCTATAAAAAAGAACCTTTTCAAAACAGTATAAAATTATATGGTAATAAGTTTGTTGGTTATATAGAAGAAAAGCAAATACCCAACAACAAACATTGGGTAAAGGAGCATAAAGTGTATTTACCAAGTGCAATAGGATCAGGAGATGTAAGCAAAGACATATACAACCCAATTTTAGGAGAACCTAAATCAATATGCACACAAACTTATTTAGTAATAGGTCCTTTTAAGGATAAACAGAAATGTGAAAATGTCATATCTTATATAAAAACTAAATTTTTTAGATTTATAGTTTCCTTAAAAAAAAATGCCCAACATTCTAATAGAGGTGTTTATGAATTCGTACCCCAACAAGACTTTTCAAAACCTTGGACCGATGAAGAACTTTATAAAAAATATGGCTTAACCGAAGAAGAAATCAACTATATAGAAAGCATGGTAAGACCTATGGAGTAA
- a CDS encoding dimethylarginine dimethylaminohydrolase family protein, protein MILNIKNETGRLKAVVLGTPNSPGATPNVAETYDSKSRESVINGVYPTEEAMRNEMNAFAEVLKKYGVQVFRPYDLKDTNQVFARDVGFVIDDKLVISNLIEDRKDELQAYELIFDSVKKENIIQVPDQVHVEGGDVILWNDFLFVGTYKQPDYPKFKTARTNAAAVELLKQKFPNKWVIDMELVKNDQDPYTGILHLDCCFQPVGENKAIIYRDGFLNPRHYHVLIDLFGRDNVFEVTREEMYWMAPNIFSIAPDVVVAEQNFTRLIRHMRHQWGITVEEIPYREISKMGGLLRCSTMPLIRD, encoded by the coding sequence ATGATTTTAAATATAAAAAACGAAACTGGAAGATTGAAAGCCGTGGTACTTGGGACGCCCAACAGCCCAGGTGCAACGCCCAATGTAGCTGAAACTTACGATTCCAAATCTCGCGAAAGCGTAATCAATGGGGTGTACCCCACAGAAGAAGCGATGCGAAACGAGATGAACGCCTTTGCCGAAGTGCTTAAAAAATATGGCGTTCAAGTATTTAGACCTTATGACTTAAAGGATACCAACCAAGTTTTTGCACGAGATGTGGGTTTTGTGATTGATGATAAATTAGTGATTTCCAATTTAATCGAAGACCGAAAAGATGAGCTCCAAGCTTATGAATTAATCTTTGATTCGGTGAAAAAGGAAAACATTATCCAAGTGCCAGACCAAGTGCATGTGGAAGGTGGCGATGTGATTTTGTGGAACGATTTTCTTTTTGTGGGCACCTACAAACAGCCTGATTATCCCAAATTTAAAACCGCTCGCACCAATGCCGCCGCGGTGGAATTATTGAAACAAAAATTTCCAAACAAATGGGTAATCGACATGGAATTGGTAAAAAACGACCAAGATCCTTACACGGGCATTTTGCACCTCGATTGTTGCTTTCAGCCCGTGGGCGAAAACAAAGCAATTATCTACCGAGACGGATTTTTGAACCCACGCCATTATCATGTTTTGATTGATTTATTTGGGCGCGACAATGTGTTTGAAGTTACACGCGAAGAAATGTACTGGATGGCACCCAACATTTTCTCCATAGCCCCCGATGTCGTAGTAGCAGAGCAAAACTTTACACGCCTCATTCGCCATATGCGCCACCAATGGGGCATCACGGTAGAAGAAATTCCGTATCGTGAAATTTCTAAAATGGGCGGTTTATTGCGTTGCTCTACCATGCCACTGATTAGAGATTAA
- a CDS encoding glycoside hydrolase family 2 protein, with protein MSLSFSQKRITLNQDWQFSEINSQKWYKTDIPTSVQHSLIQHKILPPPYKGTNEEKIQWVEDKDWIFIKDFEIQADDLKFPNILLQLTGLDTFADVFLNEHKILHAQNMFVPHNISVKKYLKAGKNTLKIKFYSPIKYNKTKRLAAGFEYPADNDHRTEKVSVYSRKAPYHFGWDWGIRIVQMGIWRPVYLQFLNEAYITDYFVEQKEVSEEKAVIQNHLQINSDKDFKANIVLNIRENGKTISSIKRSFDIVKGSNSFLLPIDLNQPKLWQPNGWGKQNLYDFSIEIKNKNKTISSKIHKIGIRKIELVREKEPKGESFYFKVNGYPIFAKGANYIPGETLTAQQDSAYYERLFKNTVAANMNMLRVWGGGIYENDYFYELADRYGILIWQDFMFACTPYPSNSAFLDNVEEEAISNIKRLRNYACVALWCGNNEVEESIKYWGFEKRVPADAYQNFFHSYDQIFKTLLPDLVKKYAPETPYIHGSPLIANWGDLPLGLMGIRTTGAFGMAVSHLKF; from the coding sequence ATGAGTCTAAGCTTTTCTCAGAAACGCATTACACTCAATCAAGATTGGCAATTTTCTGAAATTAATTCCCAAAAATGGTATAAAACCGACATTCCTACCTCGGTGCAACATTCTCTAATTCAGCATAAAATTTTACCACCACCTTACAAAGGCACCAACGAAGAAAAGATACAATGGGTGGAAGATAAAGATTGGATTTTTATAAAAGATTTTGAAATTCAGGCTGATGACTTGAAATTCCCCAACATTCTTCTGCAACTCACGGGACTTGATACTTTTGCAGATGTTTTCCTGAATGAACATAAAATTCTGCACGCACAAAATATGTTTGTGCCGCACAATATCTCTGTCAAAAAGTATTTAAAAGCAGGAAAAAATACACTCAAAATCAAATTTTATTCACCTATCAAATACAACAAAACTAAACGACTAGCAGCGGGCTTTGAATATCCTGCCGATAACGATCATCGCACAGAAAAAGTAAGTGTTTATTCCCGCAAAGCCCCCTATCATTTTGGGTGGGATTGGGGAATCCGCATTGTACAAATGGGCATTTGGCGTCCCGTTTATCTTCAATTTTTAAACGAAGCCTACATCACTGATTACTTTGTGGAACAAAAGGAAGTTTCGGAGGAAAAAGCCGTGATACAAAATCATTTACAAATTAACTCCGACAAAGATTTTAAGGCTAATATCGTTTTAAATATTCGAGAAAATGGAAAAACTATAAGTAGCATAAAACGCAGTTTTGACATCGTAAAAGGCTCTAATTCTTTTTTACTCCCCATCGATTTAAACCAGCCAAAACTCTGGCAACCCAATGGCTGGGGAAAGCAAAATTTGTATGATTTTTCTATCGAAATTAAAAACAAGAATAAAACTATTAGCTCTAAAATTCACAAAATTGGTATTAGAAAAATTGAACTCGTACGAGAAAAAGAACCCAAGGGCGAAAGTTTTTATTTTAAAGTAAATGGCTATCCGATTTTTGCCAAAGGTGCCAATTACATTCCCGGCGAAACGCTTACAGCTCAGCAAGACTCGGCTTACTACGAACGATTGTTTAAAAATACAGTCGCCGCCAATATGAACATGTTAAGAGTTTGGGGTGGCGGCATTTACGAAAACGATTATTTCTATGAACTTGCCGATCGCTATGGCATTCTCATTTGGCAAGATTTTATGTTTGCATGCACGCCTTACCCAAGCAATTCGGCATTTCTCGACAATGTGGAAGAAGAAGCCATCAGCAATATCAAACGCCTGCGCAACTATGCTTGCGTGGCTCTCTGGTGTGGCAACAACGAGGTGGAAGAATCCATTAAATATTGGGGATTTGAAAAGCGTGTCCCTGCCGATGCATACCAAAATTTCTTTCACTCCTACGACCAAATTTTCAAAACGCTTCTCCCCGATTTAGTCAAAAAATACGCACCCGAAACGCCTTACATCCACGGCTCGCCACTCATTGCCAACTGGGGCGACCTGCCACTTGGGCTTATGGGGATTCGCACTACTGGGGCGTTTGGTATGGCCGTCAGCCATTTGAAATTTTAG